In Chitinophagales bacterium, one DNA window encodes the following:
- a CDS encoding T9SS type A sorting domain-containing protein, translating into MKTIFFILFLMAMLHLSESLAQSHLIEWQHNYGGTLGDVPNSIFKTFDKGYFITGFTQSSDGNIFDFKGITDYFIIKTDSLGMMQWSQTFGGSGYDIANCGFQTKDGGYIIAGSTSSTDGDILVNHGSSDAWLIKIDANGILQWEKTYGGSGDETALSIASTEDGGYIMVGETDSNDGDVSGNHGQEDCWIIKIDSVGNLEWQKCFGGSHFEIGYSIKQTPEGSYIVAASAQSHDGDVVGHHYDNIHYVDGFDFWVFKLDRQGNILWQNCLGGNNDESPSDLQLTPDGGCIAAGYTYSSTGDVRINHGYQDVWVTKLDSMGNLQWQKTYGGVNDEQASHIILSKDGGYIVGATNEGDDGEVQGNHGGQDVWLLKIDERGKLQGQLSLGGSTNDREPASLQKADGSLVIAAWSQSSDGDVTANKGDDDVWLFKLTGTQMDELNGKENTSAVEKKEIISNSRFISIAPNPSAGSFRLYSSQEIKNIIVYDLSGKQLELLNNITMDASFGESYQPGIYLVRVMLGDGSVRTMKVVKL; encoded by the coding sequence ATGAAAACCATTTTTTTTATACTTTTTTTAATGGCTATGCTTCATCTTTCTGAATCTTTGGCTCAATCACATTTAATAGAATGGCAGCATAACTATGGAGGAACCTTAGGCGATGTACCCAATTCAATTTTTAAAACCTTCGATAAAGGATATTTCATAACAGGTTTTACTCAATCTTCGGATGGTAATATTTTTGATTTTAAGGGTATAACAGATTATTTTATAATTAAAACAGATTCATTAGGTATGATGCAGTGGTCGCAAACATTTGGAGGCTCGGGTTATGATATTGCTAACTGTGGGTTCCAAACAAAAGATGGGGGATATATTATTGCAGGAAGCACTTCCTCCACAGATGGAGATATCTTAGTTAATCATGGAAGTTCAGATGCATGGCTCATTAAAATAGATGCAAATGGTATTTTACAATGGGAAAAAACTTACGGTGGAAGTGGTGATGAAACTGCTTTAAGTATTGCATCTACCGAAGATGGTGGTTACATAATGGTAGGCGAGACGGATTCAAACGATGGGGATGTATCAGGTAATCATGGGCAGGAAGATTGCTGGATCATAAAAATAGATAGTGTTGGAAACTTGGAATGGCAAAAGTGTTTCGGCGGAAGTCATTTTGAAATAGGGTATTCCATTAAGCAAACTCCTGAAGGCAGTTACATCGTTGCAGCTTCTGCTCAGTCGCATGATGGGGATGTAGTAGGCCACCATTATGATAACATCCACTATGTTGATGGATTTGATTTTTGGGTGTTTAAGTTAGATCGTCAGGGAAACATTCTGTGGCAAAATTGTCTGGGCGGTAATAATGATGAGAGTCCTTCAGATTTACAATTGACACCCGATGGCGGTTGCATAGCAGCCGGCTACACGTACAGTAGCACAGGAGATGTGCGTATCAATCATGGATACCAGGATGTGTGGGTCACCAAATTAGACAGCATGGGCAACCTGCAATGGCAAAAAACATATGGAGGCGTTAATGACGAACAAGCTTCACATATCATTCTCTCCAAAGACGGAGGGTATATCGTAGGTGCAACCAATGAGGGGGACGATGGCGAGGTACAAGGCAACCATGGCGGTCAGGATGTTTGGCTGCTGAAGATCGATGAACGCGGAAAACTACAAGGCCAGCTTTCCTTAGGTGGTTCGACGAATGACAGAGAACCTGCTTCGCTGCAAAAAGCGGATGGAAGTCTTGTAATTGCTGCCTGGTCACAATCATCAGACGGAGATGTAACAGCAAATAAAGGAGATGATGATGTTTGGCTCTTTAAATTAACAGGTACACAGATGGATGAATTGAATGGTAAAGAAAATACAAGTGCTGTTGAAAAGAAAGAGATAATCTCCAACAGCAGATTTATAAGTATTGCACCAAATCCATCAGCAGGAAGCTTCCGGCTTTATTCTTCTCAGGAAATAAAGAATATAATCGTCTATGATCTTTCGGGAAAACAATTAGAATTGTTAAATAATATAACAATGGATGCTTCTTTTGGAGAAAGCTACCAACCGGGAATTTATTTGGTGAGGGTAATGCTCGGAGATGGTTCCGTTCGAACTATGAAAGTGGTGAAGTTATAG
- a CDS encoding T9SS type A sorting domain-containing protein, producing MSPMGVNKYKSYFNSSNITDTAGPTYKMDIYFPVKFYSGTTNCTSSLNADEESQASDESDTYDDSSDYDEGDEDWYDADTTKADSSSDTDSFSDSQSNSLLSGQRKYPVLLFLPGGGFNSAKKDGENEQTCDSLAARGFIVATIKYRTDKTHPQCDDANNNYLLVRAVQDARLALRALKAISKGNYNANGKGYVLDMPFLDMTRIFIGGSSAGAVTAVTTAYYDECDINDALNSNNELEDKSLATSLHSTKSITCNGNSVDVPFKIDLAESTNGDDAVTLYFSTTQNTKAAIDAIKGIFNIKGGVPEYGGNYAPPVDTQDPDVLPLYVFNGGDHIPIIEFDGLSDATVPARDNFESNYVIETGANCGTENNKVYDFCLSTICDNCNNGTCHHHVLYNGFLWGPKKIYDKIIDYNIQNSTDFKVQYYGVPGGTHSFETVDGNKWPFIYTQSALFFHNIICDKDAVVSDYDTIMDFSVPSSSIKFDNCTTNNNTNIADFRFNVQNDNVSAVLKTFDYVVEIQQNGTSNIVASSVAQTVNFEKSSNSSGPYILPGETGTFYITGVNLKTQFPFLNNATDHKITITLTKPNGFYYSAYTNPSTNTTYSYQKSSPVPTICASQRLSNENTESIVIYPNPTQNSFYLETNSLGYAINVFDLTGHLIESFTLASYQTSFGERYQPGIYLISLFDSTGNIRFNKIVKTGK from the coding sequence TTGTCACCTATGGGGGTTAACAAATACAAATCTTATTTCAACAGCTCCAATATTACGGATACAGCCGGCCCCACCTATAAGATGGATATTTACTTCCCTGTTAAATTTTATAGCGGTACTACAAATTGCACCAGTTCTTTAAATGCTGATGAGGAAAGTCAAGCATCAGATGAGAGTGATACTTATGATGATAGCAGCGATTATGATGAGGGTGATGAAGATTGGTATGATGCAGATACCACCAAAGCCGATTCTTCAAGTGATACCGATAGCTTTTCTGATTCACAAAGCAATTCATTACTAAGTGGCCAGCGAAAATATCCGGTGCTTTTATTTCTCCCGGGCGGCGGCTTTAACTCAGCAAAAAAAGATGGTGAGAATGAACAGACCTGCGATTCACTTGCTGCACGCGGCTTTATTGTAGCAACTATTAAGTACAGAACCGATAAGACGCATCCTCAGTGCGATGATGCAAACAACAATTACCTTCTTGTAAGAGCTGTGCAGGATGCCCGATTGGCGCTGCGCGCCTTGAAAGCCATATCAAAAGGAAATTACAATGCTAATGGCAAGGGTTATGTTTTAGACATGCCTTTTCTGGATATGACCCGCATTTTTATAGGTGGCAGCAGCGCCGGAGCGGTAACAGCAGTAACTACGGCTTACTATGATGAATGCGATATTAATGATGCCTTGAACTCTAATAATGAATTAGAGGACAAAAGCCTGGCAACATCACTTCACTCTACTAAATCCATTACCTGCAATGGCAATAGTGTAGACGTGCCGTTCAAAATAGATCTTGCAGAAAGCACCAATGGAGATGATGCGGTAACTTTATATTTCAGCACTACTCAAAATACAAAGGCAGCAATAGATGCCATCAAGGGTATTTTTAATATAAAGGGAGGCGTTCCGGAGTACGGTGGCAACTATGCACCACCTGTAGATACACAGGATCCTGACGTATTGCCTCTCTATGTATTCAATGGAGGTGATCACATCCCGATAATTGAGTTCGATGGGTTGAGTGATGCTACTGTTCCCGCAAGAGATAATTTTGAAAGCAATTACGTAATAGAGACTGGTGCTAATTGCGGTACGGAAAATAATAAGGTTTATGATTTTTGCCTTTCTACTATATGCGATAATTGTAATAACGGAACTTGCCATCATCATGTATTGTATAATGGCTTCTTATGGGGACCTAAAAAAATCTATGACAAGATTATAGACTATAATATTCAAAACAGCACCGACTTTAAAGTTCAATATTACGGTGTACCCGGCGGAACCCATTCCTTCGAAACGGTGGATGGAAACAAATGGCCTTTCATTTATACGCAATCGGCGTTGTTTTTTCACAATATCATTTGCGATAAAGATGCTGTTGTTTCAGACTATGATACTATTATGGATTTTTCGGTGCCAAGCAGTAGCATTAAATTTGATAATTGCACCACAAATAATAATACAAATATTGCCGATTTCCGTTTTAATGTACAAAACGATAATGTATCTGCAGTTTTAAAAACTTTCGATTATGTCGTAGAAATACAACAGAATGGTACTTCAAATATTGTTGCTTCATCAGTTGCGCAAACTGTAAACTTTGAAAAAAGTAGTAATAGTTCAGGACCATATATACTTCCCGGTGAAACAGGAACTTTTTATATTACTGGAGTAAACCTCAAAACCCAATTTCCATTTTTAAATAATGCAACGGACCATAAGATTACAATTACATTAACAAAGCCTAATGGTTTTTACTATTCTGCTTACACTAATCCTTCAACTAATACTACCTACAGTTATCAAAAGTCTTCGCCAGTACCCACCATTTGCGCTTCCCAACGCTTGTCAAATGAGAATACTGAATCAATTGTTATTTATCCAAACCCAACTCAGAATTCATTTTATCTTGAAACTAATTCGCTGGGATATGCGATAAATGTATTTGACCTGACAGGTCATTTGATCGAGTCATTTACGCTTGCATCATATCAAACCTCATTTGGCGAAAGATACCAACCTGGTATTTACTTAATCTCATTATTTGATTCTACTGGTAATATTAGGTTTAACAAGATTGTTAAAACAGGCAAATAA
- a CDS encoding sensor histidine kinase, which produces MKNLKPRSVALYISLAVAALTILLAYAFDEYQVKPVLHYLLIFVSVFIFSNYLFYYALERFIYRKIKLIYKTIHSLKLDRFTSDILGKSVREDDPVSEAEAEVIQWAENRSREIESLKKAEQYRKEFLSNLSHEIKTPLFSIQGYIHTLLDGAMDDKEVEKHFLEKSASSIERLSNLINDLEEISKLESGDVKLEKETFDMHSLTKDVFEEFEFRAATKKIRFSVKKGCERPFYVWADKERTRQVLTNLVDNSIKYGKENGNTVASFYEMGDNILTEVTDDGLGITEESLPRLFERFYRVDKSRSREQGGTGLGLAIVKHLIEAHGQTINVRSKKGVGSTFGFTMAKAEK; this is translated from the coding sequence ATGAAAAATCTAAAACCGCGCTCGGTAGCTCTTTATATCTCACTTGCTGTTGCTGCTCTTACCATACTGCTTGCATATGCTTTTGATGAATACCAGGTAAAGCCTGTGCTGCACTACCTTTTAATTTTTGTCAGCGTCTTCATCTTCTCCAACTATTTATTTTATTACGCATTGGAGCGATTTATCTACCGGAAAATTAAGCTGATTTACAAAACCATCCATTCGCTTAAGCTCGATCGGTTTACAAGCGATATCCTTGGAAAATCAGTTCGCGAAGATGATCCCGTTTCAGAAGCCGAAGCCGAAGTAATTCAATGGGCAGAAAACCGCAGCCGGGAAATAGAATCATTAAAAAAGGCGGAGCAATACCGTAAAGAATTTCTGTCAAACCTTTCGCATGAAATAAAGACTCCCCTCTTTAGCATCCAGGGTTACATCCACACACTCCTTGATGGTGCCATGGATGACAAGGAAGTAGAAAAGCATTTTCTCGAGAAATCTGCCTCCAGCATCGAGCGACTTTCAAACCTGATAAATGACCTTGAAGAAATTTCTAAGCTGGAAAGCGGTGATGTAAAGCTTGAAAAGGAAACCTTCGACATGCATTCACTTACCAAAGATGTGTTTGAAGAATTTGAGTTTAGAGCGGCTACGAAAAAGATACGCTTCTCTGTGAAGAAAGGTTGTGAGCGCCCTTTTTATGTATGGGCGGATAAAGAACGAACCAGGCAGGTGCTCACAAACCTTGTCGATAATTCCATTAAATATGGTAAGGAAAACGGGAACACTGTTGCCAGCTTTTACGAGATGGGCGACAACATCCTTACAGAAGTTACCGATGATGGCCTGGGCATTACGGAAGAAAGCCTTCCCCGTCTTTTCGAGCGCTTTTACCGCGTAGACAAAAGTCGCTCACGCGAGCAGGGTGGCACCGGTCTGGGTCTTGCGATTGTAAAGCACCTGATAGAAGCGCATGGGCAAACCATTAATGTAAGAAGCAAGAAAGGCGTGGGATCTACCTTTGGATTCACAATGGCTAAGGCAGAAAAATAA